A genomic segment from Gossypium hirsutum isolate 1008001.06 chromosome D04, Gossypium_hirsutum_v2.1, whole genome shotgun sequence encodes:
- the LOC107931612 gene encoding uncharacterized protein, with product MGLIGKLKRKEIDQVNDDFSDFSLSSPATKIRRLDADLPPIIEEDSLPENHEKAIVLFNPNPLLLHDTPPLSSPPSTLSFSFDSHLLSGFKNQILRAADMKSAETEESKMENEGCLAVVPWVPSQIASVESRDSEQQVPALMETDEMDVEESCSNSGSMQEEHGYELDGLKPRDALHNWAQQQHCMLPQPPQNPFTPITWSD from the exons atgggCTTGATTGGGAAGTTGAAGCGAAAGGAGATCGACCAAGTTAACGACGACTTCTCCGATTTCTCGCTTTCGTCGCCGGCCACCAAGATTCGTCGTCTGGATGCTGATTTGCCCCCCATAATTGAGGAAGACTCCCTCCCTGAGAATCACGAAAAGGCCATCGTTCTCTTTAACCCAAACCCACTTCTTCTTCATGACACACCTCCCTTGTCTTCCCCTCCTTCTACCCTCTCCTTCTCTTTCGATTCTCACCTCCTCTCCGGCTTTAAGA ACCAAATTCTACGGGCAGCTGACATGAAATCAGCCGAAACTGAAGAGAGCAAGATGGAAAACGAAGGATGTCTAGCAGTTGTTCCATGGGTTCCCTCTCAGATTGCTTCAGTAGAAAGTAGAGATAGCGAACAGCAAGTTCCAGCGTTGATGGAAACTGATGAAATGGATGTAGAAGAGAGCTGTAGCAACAGTGGAAGTATGCAGGAAGAGCATGGGTATGAATTGGATGGGTTGAAGCCAAGAGACGCCCTCCATAACTGGGCGCAGCAGCAACATTGCATGCTTCCCCAGCCTCCTCAAAACCCTTTTACTCCAATCACATGGTCTGATTGA